From Medicago truncatula cultivar Jemalong A17 chromosome 7, MtrunA17r5.0-ANR, whole genome shotgun sequence, a single genomic window includes:
- the LOC25499122 gene encoding fatty-acid-binding protein 1 has translation MVSLRFPFTFSNPKPPQSRRPFSKFKFAAAAAATAGATAAFIANDRHRLFLQNALNSFFTSTFSNNSSPLWGSLSLADSGVPIVDSRTGSSFPSVLEASQKLCGIGLRTKRILGLKNIDVYAFGVYADDDDVKRCLSEKYGKFSPSELKGNKEFNEDLLENDIHLTVRLQIVYSRLSIRSVRSAFEDSVGSRLQKYGGSDNKQLLQRFTSQFRDEIKIPRGSVIHLTREKGHVLRTTIDGQEVGSIQSKLLCRSILDLYIGEEPFDKQAKEEIELNMASYIQS, from the exons ATGGTATCACTACGCTTCCCTTTCACATTTTCTAACCCAAAACCACCTCAATCCCGACGCCCTTTCTCTAAATTCAAATTCGCCGCTGCTGCAGCCGCCACCGCCGGAGCAACTGCCGCATTCATCGCCAATGATCGCCACCGTCTCTTTCTACAAAATGCCTTGAACTCTTTCTTCACTTCCACTTTCAGCAACAACTCCTCGCCTCTATGGGGTTCCCTCAGTTTGGCTGATAGTGGTGTTCCTATTGTTGACTCGAGGACTGGATCCTCTTTCCCTTCTGTTCTTGAAGCTTCTCAGAAACTCTGTGGAATTGGGTTAAGAACGAAAAGAATTTTGGGTTTGAAGAACATTGATGTATATGCttttg GTGTTTATGCTGACGATGATGACGTAAAGAGATGTCTGTCTGAGAAATATGGCAAATTTTCTCCGTCTGAATTGAAGGGAAACAAGGAGTTTAATGAGGATCTACTGGAAAATGATATACATTTAACAGTAAGGCTTCAAATTGTTTATAGTAGATTGAGCATTCGTTCTGTGAGGAGTGCATTTGAAGATTCTGTTGGAAGCAGATTGCAAAAATATGGGGGATCAGATAATAAACAATTACTTCAGAG GTTTACTTCACAGTTTAGAGATGAAATCAAAATACCTCGTGGGTCTGTAATTCATCTCACAAGAGAGAAGGGCCATGTTCTTCGTACAACAA TTGACGGACAGGAAGTGGGAAGCATCCAGAGTAAACTCCTATGTAGGTCAATCCTAGATTTATATATTGGAGAGGAACCATTTGATAAACAGGCCAAAGAAGAAATAGAGCTCAACATGGCTTCTTACATCCAAAGTTAG
- the LOC120577110 gene encoding uncharacterized protein, which translates to MDDLQEQLNMMLYLILQQLFLDMVELCFQILMIVSHSSIWLYENHCIKQQPMDREGLRGEFLESIIKRDDVICVNQLRMDIRSFRSLCCLLRNEGKLKEDGLVCAEEQVAMFLHILAQHSKNRVINFLFKRSGETVSRYFNLVLNGILRLHEILLKAPEPVPENCKDERWKLFKNCLGALDGTHIQVNVPTVDKPLISK; encoded by the exons ATGGATGATTTACAGGAACAATTGAATATGATGCTATATCTAATTTTGCAACAATTGTTTTTAGATATGGTTGaactttgttttcaaattttaatgatAGTGAGTCATTCCTCAATATGGCTTTATGAAAATCATTGCATTAAGCAACAACCAATGGATAGGGAAGGATTAAGGGGGGAATTCCTAGAGTCTATAATCAAGAGAGACGATGTGATATGTGTTAATCAACTTCGGATGGATATTAGATCATTCCGTTCATTGTGTTGTCTCCTTCGTAATGAAGGTAAATTGAAAGAAGATGGACTGGTATGTGCTGAAGAACAAGTGGCTATGTTCTTACACATATTGGCACAACATTCTAAGAATCGTgtaattaattttctatttaaacGATCAGGAGAAACCGTTAGTAGGTATTTTAATCTAGTGTTGAATGGGATCTTAAGATTACATGAAATACTTCTTAAAGCTCCTGAACCTGTCCCAGAAAATTGTAAGGATGAAAGATGGAAATTGTTTAAG AATTGTCTTGGGGCACTAGATGGAACACATATCCAAGTTAATGTACCAACAGTTGACAAGCCTCTGATATCGAAATAG
- the LOC25499123 gene encoding uncharacterized protein, translating to MKRLRTLYGIIYDMLMQSGFGWNEERKTIKVDSDEVWKEYVKSHPNAKDYSYAPIPLFDKLGHAFGKDRATGKGVAPSADNVEEIDREEEELNDEEKEEEISQLPSINQSKRKTGQMDIQSRKRNKGANIIAQSISELGQTFGSILEKSSERLCEAANCLGFVEDVIDDSRNVMAELEKMELTEQERFAAAEKILSVPHRLHIFWGCANVGARLAFVKSLAQ from the exons ATGAAGAGGCTAAGGACACTTTATGGAATAATTTATGATATGTTAATGCAAAGTGGATTTGGTTggaatgaagagagaaaaacgaTTAAGGTGGATAGTGATGAAGTTTGGAAGGAATATGTAAAG AGTCACCCAAATGCAAAAGATTATAGCTATGCTCCAATCCCGCTTTTTGACAAACTTGGTCATGCTTTTGGAAAAGATCGTGCTACTGGAAAAGGTGTTGCTCCTTCTGCTGACAATGTGGAGGAGATcgatagagaagaagaagaacttaATGAcgaggagaaggaagaagaaatatCACAGTTGCCTTCTATTAATCAATCTAAAAGAAAGACTGGCCAAATGGACATCCAAtctagaaaaagaaacaaaggaGCAAATATAATTGCTCAGAGTATTTCAGAGCTAGGACAGACTTTTGGGAGTATACTTGAAAAAAGCTCAGAACGATTGTGTGAAGCTGCAAATTGTCTAGGTTTCGTCGAAGATGTGATTGATGATTCCAGAAATGTTATGGCGGAATTGGAGAAAATGGAGTTAACAGAACAAGAGCGTTTTGCTGCTGCTGAGAAAATTTTATCAGTGCCACACCGTCTTCATATATTTTGGGGTTGTGCTAATGTTGGTGCTCGTCTTGCCTTTGTGAAGTCATTGGCGCAGTAA